A part of Primulina eburnea isolate SZY01 chromosome 10, ASM2296580v1, whole genome shotgun sequence genomic DNA contains:
- the LOC140803883 gene encoding uncharacterized protein codes for MDLDPSNFKNSDQRITRGDVRYFAKDLGHEKAYKCTFCKRGFSNAQALGGHMNVHRKDRARLKEFSCENLLSLEINRTTDGGDSPPTEFNSSTSHKSSSPSETDTKEYYSRLPEKDDDSRVVEEDRPIRDLPLFSEEPSVSEVGEKPGAKNFGKGHVEEELGSSRAVSRVEVDLELRLGPEPDHDASMKR; via the coding sequence ATGGATCTTGATCCCTCAAACTTCAAGAACTCCGATCAAAGAATTACGCGAGGCGATGTCCGATATTTTGCGAAAGATTTAGGACACGAAAAAGCATATAAATGCACCTTCTGCAAACGAGGGTTTTCTAACGCTCAAGCATTAGGTGGGCACATGAATGTCCATAGAAAAGATCGAGCAAGACTCAAGGAATTTTCGTGCGAAAATTTGCTCTCTTTGGAGATCAACAGGACTACAGATGGTGGAGATAGTCCCCCTACGGAGTTTAATTCTTCAACTAGCCATAAATCAAGTTCTCCAAGTGAGACAGATACAAAAGAGTACTACTCGCGTCTTCCTGAAAAAGATGACGACTCTCGTGTCGTGGAAGAAGATCGTCCTATACGTGATTTGCCTTTATTTTCTGAGGAGCCATCTGTGAGTGAAGTTGGCGAGAAACCTGGAGCTAAAAATTTTGGGAAGGGTCATGTGGAGGAAGAGTTAGGGTCGAGTCGAGCTGTGTCACGTGTCGAAGTGGACCTGGAACTCCGACTAGGGCCTGAGCCTGATCATGATGCATCAATGAAGAGATAG
- the LOC140803790 gene encoding zinc finger protein 10-like → MDEARYWIWAKTTPDPNPQIVSAAMNSYSDSWEEQAFAFDAAGTLGGCVWPPRSYSCSFCRREFRSAQALGGHMNVHRRERARLKQSPTISSSTDRVAANYTSQICSLLYKNPNLEISDTLFSDPRNISIRVPSPPATKDTPAHSFFSPVFQQNLKNTKVSSTHPSWSSFVTDKKDRVLDSIKKQEKKPAFIIETNSTEDYSTVDLSVSLDLEVCRTDMNGSNDEEVGGCKRRRIESKPLSFSQQSSKKGRFRETDVFKLHSGSVEELDLELRLGDAPKVK, encoded by the coding sequence ATGGATGAAGCAAGATATTGGATATGGGCTAAAACAACACCAGATCCGAATCCTCAAATTGTATCGGCGGCGATGAATTCTTACAGTGATTCGTGGGAAGAACAGGCTTTCGCGTTTGATGCAGCCGGAACACTTGGAGGGTGTGTTTGGCCACCAAGATCTTATTCTTGCAGCTTTTGCAGAAGAGAATTTAGGTCAGCTCAAGCTCTAGGAGGCCATATGAATGTCCACAGAAGAGAAAGGGCTAGATTAAAACAATCTCCAACTATTTCTTCAAGCACTGATAGAGTTGCTGCTAATTACACATCTCAAATATGTTCACTCTTGTACAAAAACCCTAACCTTGAAATTTCTGATACTTTGTTTTCAGACCCAAGAAATATCAGTATTAGGGTTCCATCACCTCCTGCTACAAAAGATACACCAGCCCACAGTTTCTTCTCCCCAGTATTCCAGCAAAATTTGAAGAATACCAAGGTTTCATCTACTCATCCCTCTTGGTCAAGTTTTGTTACAGATAAAAAAGATCGTGTTCTGGATTCGATCAAGAAGCAAGAAAAGAAACCGGCGTTCATAATTGAGACTAATTCTACAGAAGATTATTCTACTGTGGATTTATCAGTGAGTTTGGACTTGGAAGTTTGTCGAACAGATATGAATGGATCAAATGATGAAGAAGTTGGCGGTTGTAAGAGGAGGAGAATCGAATCCAAGCCCTTAAGTTTCTCCCAACAATCGAGTAAAAAGGGTAGATTTCGTGAAACAGATGTGTTTAAACTGCATTCGGGTTCTGTAGAGGAATTGGATCTCGAGTTAAGGCTTGGTGACGCTCCAAAGGTGAAGTAA